One Staphylococcus simiae genomic region harbors:
- a CDS encoding alpha/beta fold hydrolase — MNKVQTNSQTQLAYKEQGEGDVIILLHGLDGNLAGFEQLQQMLSKTYKVISYDMRGHGKSTHQSSYELMDHVNDLKALMEQLKVHKAHIIGFDLGGVVAKLFTDQFACCVKSLTLIAAKQDDLIHGFTQLLIDYQDKVAGFNKSEAYIILFSKLFKNQESTMKWYQNQRLYSMQTEDDSAAAVRALIQYQADTTTINQHTCVPTLIINGKYDPLIKDKQNFPFEDYYTNVTKYVFEHSGHAPHIEESDKFLEYYLEFLNKIN, encoded by the coding sequence ATGAATAAAGTTCAAACGAATAGTCAAACCCAACTTGCCTATAAAGAACAGGGTGAAGGGGATGTTATTATTTTACTTCACGGTTTAGATGGTAACTTAGCAGGGTTTGAACAGTTACAACAAATGCTGTCAAAAACATATAAAGTGATTAGTTATGATATGAGAGGACATGGGAAATCAACTCATCAAAGCTCTTATGAACTAATGGATCATGTTAACGACTTAAAAGCATTAATGGAACAATTAAAAGTTCATAAGGCACATATTATTGGATTTGATTTAGGTGGTGTTGTTGCCAAATTATTTACAGATCAATTTGCATGTTGTGTTAAATCATTAACTTTAATTGCTGCAAAACAAGATGATTTAATTCATGGATTTACGCAATTATTAATCGACTATCAAGATAAAGTAGCAGGATTTAATAAATCAGAGGCCTATATCATATTATTTTCAAAATTATTTAAAAATCAAGAAAGTACAATGAAATGGTATCAAAACCAGAGATTGTATAGTATGCAAACAGAAGATGATAGCGCAGCCGCTGTTAGAGCGTTAATTCAATATCAAGCAGATACAACAACTATAAATCAACACACCTGTGTGCCAACCCTAATTATTAATGGCAAATACGATCCGTTAATAAAAGATAAACAAAATTTTCCATTTGAGGACTATTATACAAACGTTACTAAATATGTTTTCGAGCATTCTGGTCATGCCCCACATATTGAAGAATCAGATAAGTTTCTTGAATACTATTTAGAATTCTTAAACAAAATAAACTAA
- the sroA gene encoding sigS mRNA-stabilizing protein SroA: protein MADINQVTIVLTLAKQDTDGKVTEFKRRFSNINPQVSNDQIKTFSSIIERLTGESYSKVEVIKSMSIL from the coding sequence ATGGCAGATATTAATCAAGTAACTATTGTCTTAACATTAGCTAAGCAAGATACTGATGGAAAAGTAACAGAATTTAAACGTCGTTTCAGTAACATCAATCCTCAAGTATCAAACGATCAAATTAAGACGTTCAGCTCTATCATTGAACGTCTTACTGGTGAATCTTACTCAAAAGTAGAAGTTATCAAATCTATGTCAATTTTATAG
- a CDS encoding DUF2922 domain-containing protein, producing the protein MTKTLELNFKTTFDKPFKLQLPQVNNIVTEQLVRNSMNSLVDLNVLTSKSGSIAKVQAAQLVDKTTTVLFEDK; encoded by the coding sequence ATGACAAAAACACTTGAACTTAACTTTAAAACAACATTTGATAAACCATTTAAGCTACAACTACCACAAGTAAACAATATTGTCACAGAACAATTAGTCAGAAATAGTATGAATTCGTTAGTTGATTTAAATGTATTAACGTCTAAAAGTGGTTCTATCGCCAAAGTACAAGCTGCCCAATTAGTTGATAAAACTACAACAGTGCTATTTGAAGATAAATAA
- a CDS encoding DMT family transporter, which translates to MFLLYLFGIVVGMLIPIQTSINSRLSQFTRSSFYASTISFAVGTLFLVILNIIMTPAIFSSDFYAHQTFNYTWFLGGLLGVCFLTGNLLLLPRLGAALTVVMTVAGQIIMGVLIDTFGWFGASTHTFSILKGVGVIILFLGILLMNYIPKTKLTNSQNKAFIMWIIVGFIFGFAPPIQTTVNSALATSTHSSIFASLVSFTIGTIALFILTLAFHRTLKIESHIQTLGQLKPIYFIGGLLGMAFVTANIILMPFLGAALTTIVGMLGQMLMGVIIDQFGLLGSPKNKITFRKCCGLLCITIGIILLRLF; encoded by the coding sequence ATGTTTTTATTATATTTATTTGGTATTGTTGTAGGCATGCTTATCCCCATTCAAACTTCTATCAATTCACGTTTAAGTCAATTTACACGTTCTTCCTTTTATGCATCTACTATTTCATTTGCAGTTGGCACGCTTTTCTTAGTCATTTTAAATATTATAATGACGCCAGCAATATTTAGTAGTGATTTCTATGCTCATCAAACATTTAACTATACATGGTTTTTAGGTGGCCTACTTGGTGTATGTTTCTTAACTGGTAATCTGTTATTATTACCTAGATTGGGTGCTGCACTAACAGTCGTCATGACAGTTGCTGGACAAATTATTATGGGCGTATTGATAGACACTTTTGGTTGGTTTGGCGCATCAACTCATACTTTCTCAATTCTTAAAGGAGTAGGAGTTATCATTTTATTTTTAGGTATTTTATTAATGAATTATATTCCAAAGACAAAGCTTACTAATAGTCAAAATAAAGCTTTCATCATGTGGATAATTGTAGGCTTTATATTTGGCTTTGCTCCACCGATTCAAACAACAGTTAATAGTGCACTTGCTACTAGTACTCACTCATCTATTTTTGCATCTTTAGTATCGTTTACGATTGGAACGATTGCGCTATTTATTCTAACCTTGGCCTTTCATCGCACACTTAAAATTGAATCTCATATTCAAACATTAGGTCAATTAAAACCTATTTATTTCATAGGTGGTTTGTTAGGTATGGCTTTCGTCACAGCTAATATCATACTAATGCCATTCCTTGGTGCTGCGCTTACGACAATAGTTGGAATGTTAGGTCAAATGCTAATGGGTGTAATTATTGATCAATTTGGCTTATTAGGATCACCCAAAAATAAAATTACCTTTAGAAAATGTTGCGGATTATTATGTATTACAATTGGCATCATACTTTTAAGATTATTCTAA
- the ltrA gene encoding group II intron reverse transcriptase/maturase, producing MYRESPSMMELVVRENNIQKAIKKVKKNNGAPGIDGMRVSELTSHFAKYFPQIKQKLLDGTYKPQAVRKVEIPKSNGKKRVLGIPVARDRVIQQAIKQVIEPSIDRTFSKHSHGFRPNRSTGTALKECATYYEEGYLVAVDCDLKQCFDMLNHDKLMYLFERHVQDKAISKFIRRSLQVGAIDLNGNYRSREIGAPQGGVISPLLCNIYLHELDNELEKRGHRFVRYADDFVIFVRTKRAGQRVMESVTKFIEKDLKLIVNSEKSKVGSITRLKFLSCLMTKVNGTYRFRPTMEARRNLKRTLRRLTKRNRPGTFKEIISEINQVTRGWINYFGKGFITGFVTKLQSWLNRRIRQLILKRWKRIKTKYKMLRKYGLDHKSAMKIANSRKKYWRLSSTHEVHRALTTKRLYKWGLEPLTQLAETAYARY from the coding sequence ATGTATCGTGAGTCTCCATCTATGATGGAGCTTGTTGTAAGAGAGAATAATATACAAAAAGCAATTAAGAAAGTGAAGAAAAACAACGGTGCACCTGGCATCGATGGCATGCGAGTAAGTGAATTAACATCACATTTCGCAAAATACTTTCCACAAATTAAACAAAAACTGCTTGATGGCACGTATAAGCCACAAGCAGTAAGAAAGGTTGAAATACCTAAATCAAATGGGAAAAAGCGCGTGCTTGGAATCCCTGTCGCAAGAGACAGAGTTATCCAACAAGCCATTAAACAAGTCATTGAACCTAGTATCGACCGTACTTTCTCAAAACACAGTCATGGCTTTAGACCGAATCGTAGTACAGGAACTGCACTTAAAGAATGTGCAACATACTATGAAGAAGGTTACTTAGTTGCAGTTGATTGTGATTTAAAACAGTGCTTTGATATGTTGAACCATGATAAATTAATGTATCTATTTGAACGACATGTTCAAGATAAAGCCATTTCTAAATTTATTCGTAGAAGCCTACAGGTTGGTGCAATCGACCTCAATGGTAATTATCGAAGTAGAGAAATAGGTGCACCGCAAGGTGGTGTTATTTCCCCGTTACTTTGTAATATTTATCTTCACGAATTAGATAATGAATTGGAGAAACGTGGTCATCGCTTTGTTCGTTATGCAGATGACTTCGTCATCTTTGTACGTACAAAACGAGCGGGTCAACGTGTCATGGAAAGTGTGACAAAGTTTATCGAAAAAGACCTTAAACTTATTGTAAATAGTGAAAAGAGCAAGGTAGGTTCTATCACACGTTTAAAGTTCTTGAGTTGTCTAATGACCAAAGTAAATGGCACTTATCGTTTCAGACCGACTATGGAAGCAAGAAGAAATTTAAAACGCACCTTAAGACGTCTAACGAAACGAAATAGACCAGGTACCTTTAAAGAGATTATATCAGAAATTAATCAAGTAACACGAGGGTGGATAAATTACTTTGGTAAAGGATTTATTACAGGTTTTGTAACGAAGTTACAATCATGGTTAAACCGACGCATTAGACAACTAATCCTCAAAAGATGGAAAAGAATAAAAACCAAATATAAGATGTTACGTAAGTATGGACTTGACCATAAGAGTGCAATGAAAATTGCCAATTCAAGAAAGAAATACTGGCGCTTATCATCAACGCATGAAGTTCATCGTGCACTTACAACAAAACGTCTCTACAAGTGGGGGTTAGAACCATTAACCCAACTCGCAGAGACGGCTTACGCAAGATATTGA
- the sarA gene encoding global transcriptional regulator SarA — MAISKINDCFELLSMVTYADKLKSLIKKEFSISFEEFAVLTYISENKEKEYYLKDIINHLNYKQPQVVKAVKILSQEDYFDKKRNEHDERTVLILVNAQQRKKIDALLSRVNKRITEANNEIQI; from the coding sequence ATGGCAATATCTAAAATAAATGATTGTTTCGAACTATTATCAATGGTCACTTATGCTGACAAATTAAAAAGTTTAATCAAAAAAGAATTCTCAATTAGCTTTGAAGAATTTGCTGTACTAACATACATCAGTGAAAACAAAGAGAAAGAATATTATCTAAAAGATATTATTAATCATTTAAATTATAAACAACCACAAGTTGTAAAAGCTGTTAAAATCTTATCTCAAGAAGATTACTTTGATAAAAAACGTAACGAACATGATGAGAGAACAGTCTTAATCTTGGTTAATGCACAACAACGCAAAAAAATTGATGCATTATTAAGTCGTGTTAATAAACGCATCACAGAAGCAAATAATGAAATTCAAATTTAA